A genomic region of Oceaniferula marina contains the following coding sequences:
- the tal gene encoding transaldolase encodes MSTANHLDQLKQFTTVVADTGDFASMEEYQPQDATTNPSLILQAASKPEYRPLVEQAISEHQSSELKGSALVESVIDRILILFGVEILKIVPGRVSTEVDARLSFDTEGTVEKARQLIDLYEKEGVSRERILIKIAATWEGIRAAEELEKDGIHCNLTLLFSFAQAVACAEAGVQLISPFVGRIYDWYKNKTGIDYQGGDDPGVQSVQKIYNYYKKFGYQTEVMGASFRNTSQITGLAGCDLLTISPRLLQTLQDTEGELKAKLTPESAAVSDLGKITLDEKAFRFMFNEDAMATEKTAEGIRSFSADIVKLEELIQSLLTK; translated from the coding sequence ATGAGCACCGCTAATCATCTCGACCAACTTAAGCAGTTCACCACCGTCGTTGCCGACACCGGTGATTTCGCCAGCATGGAGGAATACCAGCCACAGGATGCGACCACCAACCCATCACTTATCCTTCAAGCGGCATCCAAACCGGAATATCGTCCCCTCGTAGAACAAGCCATTTCCGAACATCAATCATCGGAACTGAAGGGCAGTGCTCTGGTTGAAAGCGTTATCGACCGGATCCTCATCCTCTTTGGGGTGGAAATTCTCAAGATTGTGCCAGGTCGGGTTTCAACCGAGGTCGATGCCAGACTCTCTTTTGATACAGAAGGAACCGTCGAAAAAGCGAGACAGTTGATTGACCTATATGAAAAAGAAGGCGTCAGCCGAGAGCGGATCCTCATTAAAATTGCAGCTACCTGGGAGGGTATCCGAGCTGCTGAAGAACTCGAAAAAGATGGCATTCACTGTAACCTCACCCTTCTTTTCTCTTTTGCCCAGGCTGTCGCATGTGCCGAAGCCGGCGTTCAGCTCATTTCACCATTTGTTGGCCGTATTTACGACTGGTATAAAAACAAAACAGGGATCGACTACCAAGGCGGCGATGATCCGGGAGTGCAATCCGTGCAGAAAATCTACAACTACTATAAAAAATTCGGCTATCAAACAGAAGTGATGGGAGCCTCTTTCCGCAATACGTCTCAGATTACAGGCTTGGCAGGCTGCGACCTCCTCACCATCAGCCCCAGATTACTTCAAACGCTTCAAGATACAGAAGGCGAGCTCAAGGCCAAGTTGACACCTGAATCGGCAGCAGTGTCAGACTTGGGAAAAATCACCCTCGACGAAAAAGCCTTTCGCTTCATGTTTAACGAAGACGCCATGGCTACGGAGAAAACGGCCGAAGGGATTCGGAGCTTTTCAGCGGATATCGTCAAATTGGAAGAGCTCATTCAGAGCTTACTGACTAAGTAA
- the ndk gene encoding nucleoside-diphosphate kinase — MSKETTLILLKPDAIEKNIVGLVLSRFQEIGFSIHGIKMMQLSEELLAEHYSHIADQPFFPNIVKFMTSTPVIAIAFEGENAIRRARELMGPTNSLEAPAGTIRGNYGQDMMVNVCHASDGPEAAQVELKRFFSKDELFTFPAK; from the coding sequence ATGTCCAAGGAAACCACTCTGATTCTACTCAAGCCTGATGCCATTGAGAAAAATATCGTCGGCCTGGTCCTCTCTCGTTTTCAAGAGATTGGCTTCAGCATTCACGGTATTAAAATGATGCAACTTTCAGAAGAGCTGTTGGCTGAACACTACTCCCATATTGCTGACCAGCCGTTTTTCCCTAATATCGTCAAATTCATGACCAGCACCCCCGTCATCGCCATTGCTTTCGAAGGTGAGAACGCCATTCGTCGTGCACGGGAACTGATGGGACCAACCAACTCCTTGGAAGCCCCCGCAGGAACCATCCGAGGAAACTACGGGCAGGACATGATGGTTAACGTGTGCCACGCCTCCGACGGACCGGAAGCCGCACAGGTTGAGTTGAAGCGCTTTTTCTCAAAAGACGAGTTGTTTACCTTCCCAGCTAAGTAG
- a CDS encoding succinate dehydrogenase cytochrome b subunit: MSSSTCLPCRALCQFWQSSIGKKLVVALTGAFLVLFLAGHLVGNMLIYQGSEAFNHYAHFLHTMLHGWGIWLFRLTMLAALGLHIVATVQLVKANRAARPSRYQADDTMVASKSSRIMIYSGLTILVFFVFHILHYTVRVTGDLKVLAEFGQNWAMTVKGFQNPIVVIFYVLAMGLLCSHLSHGVASIFQTLGLRSRKTEGLISLLSKGYAIVLFVGFSSIPVACLFGFGKKEMNTTTELVDTLQKKGYCELPELLEGRNLTEYAREIELAPSIKKKSGCSSCPDCK; the protein is encoded by the coding sequence ATGAGCTCATCCACTTGTCTTCCCTGCCGCGCCCTCTGTCAATTTTGGCAATCCTCCATCGGTAAAAAACTTGTTGTCGCCCTCACAGGCGCCTTCCTTGTGTTGTTCCTCGCGGGACACCTTGTAGGCAACATGTTAATTTACCAAGGTTCCGAAGCCTTCAACCACTACGCCCATTTTCTTCACACCATGTTGCACGGCTGGGGAATCTGGCTGTTCCGCCTCACTATGCTTGCCGCGCTTGGACTGCACATTGTCGCCACGGTTCAACTGGTGAAAGCCAACCGTGCCGCCCGACCATCACGCTACCAGGCAGATGATACCATGGTTGCATCCAAATCCTCACGGATTATGATCTACAGCGGTCTGACGATTCTCGTCTTTTTTGTCTTCCACATCCTCCATTACACCGTCCGCGTCACTGGAGACCTGAAAGTGCTCGCTGAATTCGGTCAAAACTGGGCCATGACAGTGAAAGGATTCCAGAACCCGATCGTGGTGATTTTCTATGTGCTCGCCATGGGGCTGCTTTGCTCCCACCTCAGCCACGGGGTTGCATCGATTTTCCAAACCCTCGGCTTGCGTTCCCGCAAGACTGAAGGATTGATTTCATTACTCTCGAAAGGCTACGCCATCGTCCTCTTCGTTGGTTTTTCCTCCATCCCAGTGGCCTGCCTGTTTGGGTTCGGAAAAAAAGAAATGAACACCACCACTGAATTGGTCGATACCCTGCAGAAGAAAGGATACTGCGAACTGCCTGAATTACTCGAAGGTAGAAACCTGACCGAATACGCCAGAGAAATCGAGCTTGCTCCTTCGATCAAGAAGAAGTCCGGCTGCAGTTCATGCCCTGATTGCAAGTAA